Proteins from a single region of Synchiropus splendidus isolate RoL2022-P1 chromosome 3, RoL_Sspl_1.0, whole genome shotgun sequence:
- the dipk1c gene encoding divergent protein kinase domain 1C isoform X3, whose protein sequence is MQPGGAPAWRARCSALLRWLSLRLCSRRGTLLFLLLWLGSWLLLNGLVLVRRNILSDFCTDDGSKKILEQLCADFGAGSVSGDMCLDLCVRRQVHYQQCLYYQSGKKVMAARWRGRPVVLKSKLENFSSYQPLALLDYQVRDAASGRLGPRANSSSPSLSAGRRRRPVAGGSHVLCHSGGAELPGSRRQPGEPWEPQLAGPTVGGGAKQQGEDVLEGGAGVAVVPAAAGGVHLPQVSAVRLRGSAAAVTLSLCSRVLQDLSVHVPRVLGSCGHFYAVEFLSAGRAWDQNLFSLEESGVSGQQGRWRIALSFLHMVSHFDLDFAHKLHLCDVKPENFAVRSDLTVVAIDVDMAFFEPKMSDILEQNCSTDDDCNFFDCSSRCDATTGHCSARRRNSNLQANSCLCVCVTRGRGRSLPLTLLRLPQVVCEKIFRPWFSPTLLGAKAGLPLQVELQRAVQECAKTEGGAAGDVHQRLLHVLTGLLKEGGASEEGGRGLG, encoded by the exons ATGCAGCCTGGGGGGGCCCCAGCATGGAGGGCCCGCTGCTCAGCTCTCCTGCGCTGGCTGAGCCTCCGGCTCTGCTCCCGCCGGGGGACCctgctcttcctgctgctctggCTGGGCTCCTGGCTGCTGCTCAACGGGCTGGTTCTGGTGCGTCGGAACATTCTGTCAGACTTTTGCACCGATGACGGGAGCAAGAAGatcctggagcagctg TGCGCAGACTTTGGGGCGGGCTCTGTGTCGGGCGACATGTGTCTGGACCTCTGCGTGCGGCGCCAGGTCCACTACCAGCAGTGCCTATACTACCAGAGCGGGAAGAAGGTGATGGCGGCTCGCTGGCGAGGTCGTCCCGTCGTCCTCAAGTCCAAGCTGGAGAACTTCTCCTCCTACCAGCCGCTGGCACTGCTGGACTACCAGGTGCGGGACGCTGCCTCTGGGAGGCTCGGCCCACGCGCCAACAGctcttccccctctctctcGGCAGGACGCCGCAGAAGACCTGTCGCCGGTGGAAGTCATGTTCTATGCCACTCTGGAG GTGCGGAACTCCCTGGGTCTCGGCGCCAGCCTGGAGAACCCTGGGAACCTCAGCTCGCTGGCCCAACTGTGGGGGGCGGAGCCAAGCAACAGGGAGAGGATGTACTCGAGGGCGGAGCTGGCGTCGCTGTGgtccctgctgcagcaggaggagtaCACcttcctcaggtgagcgccgtCAGGCTGCGCGGCAGCGCCGCAGCTGTGACCCTCAGCCTCTGCTCCAGAGTCCTTCAGGACCTGAGCGTCCACGTGCCCCGGGTGCTGGGCTCCTGCGGCCACTTCTACGCCGTGGAGTTCCTCTCGGCCGGACGCGCCTGGGACCAGAACCTCTTCTCTCTGGAGGAGTCGGGCGTGTCGGGGCAGCAGGGCAGGTGGCGCATCGCCCTGAGCTtcctccacatggtgtcgcaCTTTGACCTGGACTTTGCCCATAAGCTTCACCTGTGTGACGTTAAACCCGAGAACTTCGCCGTCCGGAGCGATCTGACG gtggtAGCCATCGACGTGGACATGGCCTTCTTTGAGCCAAAGATGTCCGACATCCTGGAGCAGAACTGCAGCACTGACGACGACTGCAATTTCTTCGACTGCTCGTCCCGCTGCGACGCAACCACGGGCCACTGCAGCGCCAGGCGCCGGAACTCCAACCTGCAGGCAaactcttgtttgtgtgtgtgcgtgacgcGGGGCCGAGGCCGGAGCCTCCCACTCAccctcctccgcctccctcaGGTCGTCTGCGAGAAGATCTTCCGACCGTGGTTCTCTCCGACGCTGCTGGGAGCCAAGGCAGGACTCCCCCTGCAG gtggagctgcagagagCTGTGCAGGAATGTGCCAAGACTgagggaggagcagcaggagacgtCCACCAGCGCCTCCTGCACGTCCTCACTGGACTCCTGAAAGAGGGAGGGGCGTCTGAGGAAGGGGGGCGGGGCCTCGGGTGA
- the dipk1c gene encoding divergent protein kinase domain 1C isoform X8 — protein MQPGGAPAWRARCSALLRWLSLRLCSRRGTLLFLLLWLGSWLLLNGLVLVRRNILSDFCTDDGSKKILEQLCADFGAGSVSGDMCLDLCVRRQVHYQQCLYYQSGKKVMAARWRGRPVVLKSKLENFSSYQPLALLDYQVRDAASGRLGPRANSSSPSLSAGRRRRPVAGGSHVLCHSGGAELPGSRRQPGEPWEPQLAGPTVGGGAKQQGEDVLEGGAGVAVVPAAAGGVHLPQVVAIDVDMAFFEPKMSDILEQNCSTDDDCNFFDCSSRCDATTGHCSARRRNSNLQANSCLCVCVTRGRGRSLPLTLLRLPQVVCEKIFRPWFSPTLLGAKAGLPLQVELQRAVQECAKTEGGAAGDVHQRLLHVLTGLLKEGGASEEGGRGLG, from the exons ATGCAGCCTGGGGGGGCCCCAGCATGGAGGGCCCGCTGCTCAGCTCTCCTGCGCTGGCTGAGCCTCCGGCTCTGCTCCCGCCGGGGGACCctgctcttcctgctgctctggCTGGGCTCCTGGCTGCTGCTCAACGGGCTGGTTCTGGTGCGTCGGAACATTCTGTCAGACTTTTGCACCGATGACGGGAGCAAGAAGatcctggagcagctg TGCGCAGACTTTGGGGCGGGCTCTGTGTCGGGCGACATGTGTCTGGACCTCTGCGTGCGGCGCCAGGTCCACTACCAGCAGTGCCTATACTACCAGAGCGGGAAGAAGGTGATGGCGGCTCGCTGGCGAGGTCGTCCCGTCGTCCTCAAGTCCAAGCTGGAGAACTTCTCCTCCTACCAGCCGCTGGCACTGCTGGACTACCAGGTGCGGGACGCTGCCTCTGGGAGGCTCGGCCCACGCGCCAACAGctcttccccctctctctcGGCAGGACGCCGCAGAAGACCTGTCGCCGGTGGAAGTCATGTTCTATGCCACTCTGGAG GTGCGGAACTCCCTGGGTCTCGGCGCCAGCCTGGAGAACCCTGGGAACCTCAGCTCGCTGGCCCAACTGTGGGGGGCGGAGCCAAGCAACAGGGAGAGGATGTACTCGAGGGCGGAGCTGGCGTCGCTGTGgtccctgctgcagcaggaggagtaCACcttcctcag gtggtAGCCATCGACGTGGACATGGCCTTCTTTGAGCCAAAGATGTCCGACATCCTGGAGCAGAACTGCAGCACTGACGACGACTGCAATTTCTTCGACTGCTCGTCCCGCTGCGACGCAACCACGGGCCACTGCAGCGCCAGGCGCCGGAACTCCAACCTGCAGGCAaactcttgtttgtgtgtgtgcgtgacgcGGGGCCGAGGCCGGAGCCTCCCACTCAccctcctccgcctccctcaGGTCGTCTGCGAGAAGATCTTCCGACCGTGGTTCTCTCCGACGCTGCTGGGAGCCAAGGCAGGACTCCCCCTGCAG gtggagctgcagagagCTGTGCAGGAATGTGCCAAGACTgagggaggagcagcaggagacgtCCACCAGCGCCTCCTGCACGTCCTCACTGGACTCCTGAAAGAGGGAGGGGCGTCTGAGGAAGGGGGGCGGGGCCTCGGGTGA